The genome window CGCCTTCAACATTTACCATTCCATAACTTAAATGATACAAATTTTTACTTTGTTTAAATTTTAAAATATCCATAATCGCAAAAAGCTGTTTTTGCGCCAAGTTTTGCTCGCTTCCAATTATATGAATAATTTTATGCGGTTTAAAATCTTTTTGTTTCAAATAAATCAAAAAAATATCCTGCGTAATATATAAAGATGTCCCATCGCTCCGCAATAAAATTTTGTCAGGCAAATTATATTTTTTCAGATCAGCAACGATCGCCTTATCTTGTTTCTTAAATTTTTTGTTTTTTATTCCTTTTAAAATTATATCTTTTCCTTGTTTATATATTTCGCTTTCAAAATAAAATTTATCAAATTCAATTCCAATTTTATTAAAAGTTTCTTTTATCCCTTCTAATGTCCAGCTGTTCATTTTTTTCCATAAATCTAAAATTTTTTTATCGCCCTTTTCCCATTTTACTAACATATCTTGCGCTTTTTTTTCAATATCAGGATTTTGTTTTTTCATATCTTCAAACATTGTATAATAATCTCCGACAAAATGATCGCTTTTTATGCCGATTTCTTCAGGCAATAAATTTTTGCCTTTTTCTAAATAAGCAAGCATTGATTTGCAAATATGTATCCCCCTATCATTGATTAAACATACCTTTACAACTTTATATCCGTTCGCTTTTAAAATTTTAGAAACAGACCAGCCTAAAAAAGCGTTCCTGCCATGCCCTAAATGAAGCGGTTTATTAGTATTTGGGGAAACATATTCAATCACTATTTTTTTGCTTCTGCCTAATCTGTTTTCTCCGATTTTATTTCCTTTTTTAAAAATATCTTCTAAAATTGATTTTGCCATTTTTTCGCTATTAACAAAAAAATTCAAATAAGGTCCTTTATTTTCTATTTTTTTAATCAATCCAGCTTTTTTAACATTTATTTTTTTAGATAAATTTTTAGCAATTTCTATTGGCGATTTTTTTTGCGTTTTTGCCAAATCAAAACAAGGCAAGCTGAAATCGCCCATCTCTTGATTTGGCGGATAAACAATTTCCAAATCTTTTAATTCTTTTAAGTCTAAAACTTGTTTTAACAATCCAAAAATTTCCTTAATTGCCAAAGAAGTGAATTTATTTTCAATTTTAGAATTTATTTTAAACATTTATATTTTATTTTTCATTGCTTTTTCTAAATTTTTATCAAAAGTGATAACATCGTAAGTTTCTGACAAATATAATAAAGCTATATCAATAAAAGATAAATTTTTATTTTGAATACTTTTAAAATTATTTACAAAAATATTAAAAAAATATTCGTCAAAAAATAAAACTTTTGTATTTTGGTTATTAAACGCAATTTCAATAAAACCGTCAGCAATTTTTTTATTTGTTTTTTTTAATAGAACAGTGCAAACTTCAATAATCACATATTCTGGCACAACAATATCGCAATCTATTTTTTCCATAATTTTTACAGCTTTTTTATGTTGATTATCATTTTTGTCTAAAAAAGATATCCAAATATTTGAATCTAAAATAATCATACATTATTTGTAAAAATCAAAAGTGTTATTTACACTTTTAAAAAAATTCTTCTTGGTTGTCATTCCGAAAAGTATAATTTCTCGACGAGCTTGCGAGTCGTAAGAAATTAACTTATTCGGAATCTACACTATATATAATCACAAATCAATTGCAGTTCTGGATTCTGGATAAATGATTTTCTAAAAGCTCGCAGGCTCGCTTAGAAAATCTATTTTCCGGAATGACAAAAAGTGTAAATAACGCTAGTATATCTTACACATTATTATACAAAATTTTATCAATATTTTTACTCAAATTTTTATACTTGCTTTTAAATTGAATTTTTTTAAAATCATCCAAAGTATATTTTTTTTTATTATCACTTTTACTTATCGGTTCAATTCTAAAAACAGGCTTAGAATTTTTAACCACAATAAAAGAATGCCCATTAAGAGTTTCTTCAGAAATTGTTTTAAGATTTCTATATAATTGTTTTACTCCGATAATTTTGGTTTCCATAAATTTATAATTAAAATTTAAGTTCAACAATAGTTTAACTAAAATTTAACTTTCTGTCAAATTTTTTCTATTTGAATAAACAAAATTTCATTATCAATTTTAATTTCTTTGCAATCCTCGTCTGATTTTAAATCAGATGAAATATTAACAGTTAATGTGTCTTTTAAAATATCCTTTTTATATTCTTCAAATGTTTCTTTGATTTCTTTATTTTTGCTATTCCAATAAATATTTATTTTATCCTTAATAGTCAGCCCATTATTTTTCCGCATACTATTTATCGCGCGGACAATTTCCCGTTTTATTCCCTCTTGTTTTAGTTCAGGGGTAATTTTTGTATCCAATTCAACTTTCATATCTTTATCGCCCTTAACAATTTTTATATTCTTAACATTTATTTCATCTTTTATTAAATCTAAATATTCTTCATCAACTTTTAACTTTCCACTTTTAACTTTTAACTCGCGAAGTGGTTGCCTTATTCTAACGCCAACTTCCGCTCTTTTTGCTAATCCTAATTCAACAATTTTTCTCACCATCTCCATATCCTTTAAAATTTGTAATTTGTAATTCGTAATTGATAATTCTTGTTTTGGCCATTTTTCCAAATGAACAGACTCTTTTTCTCCGTAAACTTCTTTATACAAATATTCTGCCATAAACGGCATAAAAGGCGCGATAATTTTTGACAAGGTTAACAAAACATAGTGAGTTGTCTGCAAAGCGTCTTGTTTATCTTTTTCGTCATCGCCCTTAAAACGATCTCTGCTTCTTCGTAAATACCAAGTTGACAAATCATTTATAAATTCAGCTATTGGACGAGTAGCTTTTACTAAATTATAAATTTCCATATTTTCTTCAACTTCTTTTATTAACAAATTTAATTTTACTAAAATCCATTTGTCTAAAATGTTATTGGAATTTGCATGCCTGCTGACAAGGCAGGGCTTTTGATTTTCAAAAAGTTTATAAAAACTTAAAACATTTTTTAAAATCATTAAAACTTTTTTCAAAACCTCATCAACTCCTTTTTCCGAGAAATTCAAATTTTCAGCAAGCATCACAGGAGAAGTCAGCAAATAATATCTTAACGCGTCAGCTCCATATTTATCTAAAACCAAAGCAGGATCTGGATAATTTTTTAATTTCTTGCTCATTTTTTTTCCATCTTCCGCTAAAACAATTCCATTGGCTATTACATTCTTATAAGCTTGTTTATTTTTAATACCAACAGCAATCGCGTGCAAATAATAAAACCAACAACGAGTTTGATCTATGCCTTCCGCGATAAATTCAGCTGGAAAATTTTTTTCAAATTTTTCTTTATTTTCAAAAGGATAATGACATTGCGCGTAAGGCATTGCTCCGCTTTCAAACCAACAATCAAAAACATCAGAAATTCTTTTCATAGTTCCTCCGCATTTATCGCATTTAAAAATTATTTTATCAACTGTGTGTTTATGCAAATCATTAACTTTCTGTTTACTTAATTTTTCTAATTCGCTGATTGAGCCCATAACTTTTTTTTCTTTACACTCTTCACAAATCCAAACTGGAATTACT of Patescibacteria group bacterium contains these proteins:
- the argS gene encoding arginine--tRNA ligase, encoding MFKINSKIENKFTSLAIKEIFGLLKQVLDLKELKDLEIVYPPNQEMGDFSLPCFDLAKTQKKSPIEIAKNLSKKINVKKAGLIKKIENKGPYLNFFVNSEKMAKSILEDIFKKGNKIGENRLGRSKKIVIEYVSPNTNKPLHLGHGRNAFLGWSVSKILKANGYKVVKVCLINDRGIHICKSMLAYLEKGKNLLPEEIGIKSDHFVGDYYTMFEDMKKQNPDIEKKAQDMLVKWEKGDKKILDLWKKMNSWTLEGIKETFNKIGIEFDKFYFESEIYKQGKDIILKGIKNKKFKKQDKAIVADLKKYNLPDKILLRSDGTSLYITQDIFLIYLKQKDFKPHKIIHIIGSEQNLAQKQLFAIMDILKFKQSKNLYHLSYGMVNVEGGKLKSREGTKVDLDTLVKSLGKMASLEIRARDEKINEEDLEKRSQAIALGALKYYILQYDPKTTVNFDPKKSLAFEGHTGPYLQYSFARINSIIKKSNEKINVKIDFSKFRIKQEKELVFLLSRFSEIIKNAGENYDPSILAKYLFDLAKSFHSFYHICPVLTAKKETKKARLLLIYCVGQTIKKGLDL
- a CDS encoding PIN domain-containing protein → MIILDSNIWISFLDKNDNQHKKAVKIMEKIDCDIVVPEYVIIEVCTVLLKKTNKKIADGFIEIAFNNQNTKVLFFDEYFFNIFVNNFKSIQNKNLSFIDIALLYLSETYDVITFDKNLEKAMKNKI
- the ileS gene encoding isoleucine--tRNA ligase; this translates as MKKQDQQKTKNFFSEQEEKTLKFWEKNKIFEKSVNRKAPKGDYVFYDGPPFASGPPHYGHIVGNIMKDVVPRYKTMKGYRVERRWGWDCHGLPIENIVEKEMDSQSKKDIENLGIEKFNKQCCSKVLSYVDDWEKTISRLGRWADMKNCYKTMDKNFMESVWWVFKELWDKGLIYNGYKPMHICPRCETTLSQSEVAEGYKDIKDLSATVKFKLEAGQKIGNFIVDDNTYILAWTTTPWTLLGNVALAVGNEIEYVKVKVKFSPPDKEGLGEVFILAKDRLKDALENEKYEIMEKFKGKDLVGLKYEPIFDYYSKDANLENKENGWKIYADDFVTTEEGTGVVHIAPAFGEDDMNLAKKENLPFIQHIGMDGVIKEEAKDFKGMNVKPIDNHQKTDIEIIKYLAHKNLLFAKKKFEHSYPHCWRCDSPLLNYATSSWFVNITKIKKQMLELAEKINWSPEHIKKGRFGNWLENARDWSISRQRFWASVIPVWICEECKEKKVMGSISELEKLSKQKVNDLHKHTVDKIIFKCDKCGGTMKRISDVFDCWFESGAMPYAQCHYPFENKEKFEKNFPAEFIAEGIDQTRCWFYYLHAIAVGIKNKQAYKNVIANGIVLAEDGKKMSKKLKNYPDPALVLDKYGADALRYYLLTSPVMLAENLNFSEKGVDEVLKKVLMILKNVLSFYKLFENQKPCLVSRHANSNNILDKWILVKLNLLIKEVEENMEIYNLVKATRPIAEFINDLSTWYLRRSRDRFKGDDEKDKQDALQTTHYVLLTLSKIIAPFMPFMAEYLYKEVYGEKESVHLEKWPKQELSITNYKLQILKDMEMVRKIVELGLAKRAEVGVRIRQPLRELKVKSGKLKVDEEYLDLIKDEINVKNIKIVKGDKDMKVELDTKITPELKQEGIKREIVRAINSMRKNNGLTIKDKINIYWNSKNKEIKETFEEYKKDILKDTLTVNISSDLKSDEDCKEIKIDNEILFIQIEKI